A window of Thermoanaerobaculia bacterium genomic DNA:
GAGCGGACTTCGTCCTGAGTCATGGTCACCGAGACCGTCTGGCCGGCGGCGGCGCTCTCGACCGACTGCACCTGATTCACCCGCGCGCGCTCTCTTTCGGCCGCCCGCTCGGCCTTCGGGATCACCTGTTCGGTGTTCGTGACGTTCTTCTCGATCGCGCGGTCGAGCAGGGTCGTCTTGTTCGCGACGTACCAGACGACGCCGATCATCACCAGCAGAGCCGTGATCCACCTCATCGGAGCAGCCTCCCGCCCGTCACGAAACGGTCCTCCGGGCCACTCTCCCCAGGCCGGCCTGAGCGACGGGGGGTACCACGACCGACTCGCCGCGGCGCCGCTCGCCTGAGGCTCGCGTCTCGACGCTCGGGATCGTTCGGGTTCCTCGCACCCTCATCCCTTCCTCGCGACCTTTCCCATTCCGGCCTGTGCGATCGGGCGCACGACGATTTCGTCGATGTCGACGTGCGGCGGCCGCGTGAGCGCCCAGACGATGCAGTCCGCGATGTCGGCGGCGGACAGCGGCTCGAACCCGCGGTAGACCTGGTCGGACATCGCCCGGGCTTCCCGCGGCTGTTCCTCGCCGTGGAAACGCACGATCGAGAATTCCGTCTCGACGAGGCCGGGGCACACTTCCGTGACCCGGACGTTCCTGCCGTTGAGCTCGAGGCGCATGGCCTGCGTGATCGCCTTGACCGACCATTTCGTCGCGCAGTAGACCGACCCGCCTTCGTACACGCCGAGTCCCGCGACCGAGCCGATGTTGACGACGTGTCCCCGGTTGCGTTCGATCATGTGCGGGAGGACGAGCCGGGACATGTGAAGGAGCCCCTTCACGTTCGTGTCGATCATCTCGTCCCACTCGCTCTCGATCCCTTCGGCGACCGGCTGTCGCCCCCGCGCGAGTCCCGCGTTGTTGACGAGAACGTCGAGGCGCCCGAATCGGTCGAGAGACGCCCGGACGAAGTCCTCGCAGTCCGTCACGCGCCGCACGTCCATTCCCACCGACAGCGAATCGGTTCCGTGCGCGTCGCGGAGCTCGGCGGCGAGCTTCTCCACGCGATGCCGGCGGCGCGCGCCGAGCGCGAGCCGGACCCCGAGCGGCGCCAGGAGCCGGGCGGTCGCCTCGCCGATTCCGGAGGAAGCTCCCGTGATGAGGACGACCCTGCCGTCGAGCTCCATCGCGCGGCTATTTTAAGCCTTCGAGTACGCGAAGGGCCGCCGACTTGAAGACCGCCGTGACCTCGGCGCCGGGTACGATCGCCAGCGCGGCGACGGCATCGCGCGTGATCCGCGATCGAAGGCGCCGGGGGCCGTCCGCGAGCGTCAGCAGCACCGCGTCCCCGGCCTCTTCGATCGATTCGACGCGCATCGGCAGCACGTTTCGCGCCGAGATCCCGTCGACGGGACCCCGCGCCACGAGCACGTCTTCCGCGAAGAGCGCCAGCGTCAGGACGTCCCCCGGCCGGCCGGCGACTTTCGGCGTACGGAGCACGGCCCCTTCCCACACGACCTGCGTGCCGCCGCCCGGCGCGTCGCCCCGCACCGTTCCCGGGAGGAAGTTCTCGACTCCGGAGATGCGCGCGACCGGCCACGCGCCCGGACGCGACAGCGTCTCGATCGGCTCCCCTCGGGCGATCACGCGGCCGTTCTCGACGACGGCGACTTCCCCGGCGAACGCAAAGACCTC
This region includes:
- a CDS encoding SDR family NAD(P)-dependent oxidoreductase encodes the protein MELDGRVVLITGASSGIGEATARLLAPLGVRLALGARRRHRVEKLAAELRDAHGTDSLSVGMDVRRVTDCEDFVRASLDRFGRLDVLVNNAGLARGRQPVAEGIESEWDEMIDTNVKGLLHMSRLVLPHMIERNRGHVVNIGSVAGLGVYEGGSVYCATKWSVKAITQAMRLELNGRNVRVTEVCPGLVETEFSIVRFHGEEQPREARAMSDQVYRGFEPLSAADIADCIVWALTRPPHVDIDEIVVRPIAQAGMGKVARKG